Part of the Paenibacillus sp. FSL R7-0273 genome is shown below.
TCCTGATGATTATCCCGACGCTGCTGGTCTTTGTGATCACACAGCGGATGGTGCTGCAGACAATGGCCCACTCCGGGCTGAAGGAATAGGGGGCGAGATGATGAACAGAAGCAACAGATTAAGCAGCAGGCTGGCTGCCCTGCTGGTCTTCACACTGCTCCTTCCCCTTCTGGCATGCGCGGGAACGGCTTCCGCCGATGCCCCTTACCGGGGATATACATGGACCGGTTCCGGCAGCGAGGTCAGCTCGATCAACGGATATATGTATGATTCATCCATCGATCCCGGCAGTACCGCAGCCGGGGCGCTTAAAAACCCCGAGTCGCTGTTCATTGCCGAAGACGATACGCTCTATATTGTCGATACAGGCAACAGCCGGATCATTCATCTGGATAAGAACGGTGAGCCGATCAAGATCATCGGAGATGCCGAGGGCGGCGGCAAGCTGCAGGAGCCGAAGGGAATCTTCGTCAAGCCTGACGGGACGGTATATGTGGCCGACACAAAGAATCAGCGGATCGCAGTGTTTAATCCAGAGGGCGGATATGTGCAGGAATTTCCCAAGCCGGACAGCACACTGCTGGGAGCGAACTTCTCCTACTCCCCCTCCAAGCTTATCGTAGATAAACGCAATTACATGTATGTGGTCAGTGACGGAAATACCCAGGGTCTGATGCAGATTGATTCGACGGGTAAATTTAAAGGCTTCTACGGGGCTAACCATGTAGGGTTCTCCTGGAGCCGGCTGCTGATCAGGCTGGTGGCAACCAAGGAGCAGCAAAGCCAGCTCGCGGCCGTGCGCCCCTCCGAATTCTCGAATGTCGACATCGACGAAGAGGGCTTTATCTACAGCACTACGCTCGGTGAAGAGAACAACCAGATCAAGCGGCTCTCGCCGGTCGGCGTCGATACACTCAACACGGGGAACCGCCGTTACGGCGATTTTTATACCGACGGCCCGTTCAGCATGGCTTCTTTTATCGGAATCAGTGTTGACAGGAACGGGTTCATCACCGCGCTTGATCTGCAGACAGGTAAAATATTTCAATACGATAAGCTGGGCAATCTGCTGTTCAGCTTCGGCGGAATCGGCGAGCAGAACGGCCTGTTCGTGACGCCCTCCGCCGTGGATCAGACCTCTGACGGGCTGCTTTACGTAATCGATAAAGGCCGGGGCCGAATTGACCGGTTCCGGGCTACTCCATTCGCCGAGCTGGTCCACGAGGCTTCGCTGCTGTATGTGGACGGTAAGTATGAAGAGGCACAAGCCTTGTGGCAGGAGGTTCTCCGCCTCAATGCCAATTACGAAATGGCTTACCAGGCTATCGGCAAGGCGCTGTACAAAGCGGAGAACTATCAGGAGGCGATGGATTACTTCAAGCTCTCGAATTCCAGAGCCGACTATTCCTCGGCGTTCCGCGAATACCGCAAGGTGTTTATCCGCGAGCATTTCACCTGGTTTTTCTCCGGGACCATCGCCCTGCTTCTCCTGCTGTACTGGGGAATGCCCAAGGTATACCGCCGGTTCCTGGCATGGCTGTACGGGCAAAAAGCGGCGGTTAAGGCTGCTGCGGCAAAGGGGGAGCTGTAATGTACACCTTGCAAATGATTCATCAGGTGGTCACCCACCCTTATCAGTTCTATCAGGACATTCAGGGCAGACGGCGGATTTTCTGGTATCAGGGCATTCTCATGGTGCTCCTGACCTTTGCTGCCAAAACCCTCTCCATCCTGATTACCGGCTATGCCTTCGAAACCCGGGAGCCGCATGAGATTTCTGTATTTCATGAGTTTATCTGGCTGGCGGTTCCCTGGCTGACCTGGTGCATCTCCAACTGGGGCGTCAGCACGATTCTGGACGGAGAAGGCAAATTCAAGGAGATCTTCGTGGGCAGCGCCTTTGCCTTCGCGC
Proteins encoded:
- a CDS encoding Yip1 family protein, with the translated sequence MYTLQMIHQVVTHPYQFYQDIQGRRRIFWYQGILMVLLTFAAKTLSILITGYAFETREPHEISVFHEFIWLAVPWLTWCISNWGVSTILDGEGKFKEIFVGSAFAFAPYMLLAVPVTLLTQVLALDEASTYNLLHQSLILWVAWLYLLKVKILHDFELRKVVMITLISIAGIGIIWFVGILLFGISNQFVSFMIDLLKELRLRA